The stretch of DNA AGCGGGCGGCGTCCAGGCCGGCCTCCAACGGAGGGGAGGCGACGGCTTGCCCGGGCTCCTCGTCGCGACCCCGCGCCGTGCACCGGATGCGCCCCGGGAAGCACACGGTGCAGATCAGGGTCCGGGGGCAGCAGCAATCCGCCGGTGAGGCTGCCGGAGCGTACGGCGCGGCGGCCATCAGGCTGCACGCCGCGGCCGCCAAGGCCAACCTCAAGCATCCTGCGGCTGCTGTGACGAAGTCCCGGTCGGGGCTCTTCGGCGTGCACGGGACCCCGAGCGGAGAGCACGGGGCGCAGATctggccctgcatcgccgccgaggaggccgcccgagcgggcgaggcggcggccgtCGGGCTGCACCGCGCGACGGCGGCCTTCACCGACTCCATCCagcacggggacgacggggacgcgcCGCTCCTGCGCGTCTCCTGCGAGGGCGAGGCGCCGGGGAACGCCGAGAGGAATAAGAAGAAGCGGGCCGCGCCCAGGTCGGGGTTCCGCGGCGTGTACCGGCATCCCCGGAGCGGCAGGTACTCCGCGCAGATCCGGGACCCGGAGCGGCGAGCCAAGCAGTTCTGGCTCGGCAGCTTCGCCACGGGCGAGGAGGCCGCGAGAGCCTATGACGTGGCGGCTGTCATGCTGTACGGCGACAAGGCCGTGACCAATTACGAGCAACCACCCACGGCCGCCATCGACGGCGAGGAGTCGCCCATGGACCTCTTCCCGGAGCTGCGCTCGAACATTCAGGCCTGGAGGAAGGCATTGGGCGCTCGGTCGAGGCACGCCGGCGTGTACCCGTTTCACGGGGAGTACTCGGCGCAGATCTGGGACCCGGTGCGGCGAGCTGACCAGGGGCTCGGCAGCTTCGGCGCCGCTGAGGAGACCGCCGGAGCATACGACGCAGCGGCTGTCAGGATGCACGGCGCGGCGGCCGAAACCAACTTCAAGCAACCACCACGCTCGGCCGCTGCTGCGGATGACGGTGAGGTGTCGGCCATGGACCTCAACGACTTCCTGGAGATGCCGGCGCTCGACTTCTTCCCTGACAGCACCACCCCAGATGCACAGCTCGACGATCTCTCGACTGGCTTGCCCCTGGTGGAGTTGCAGCAGGTGGATGAGCTCCTCAAGGACATGGGCTTCACCGACATGGTGGCCAGGGCTTAACGTACAGGTGCTCCTAGTCCTCCTACATAGTGAGTTTGATAGTGGCTTCACCATATATGCATGACAAAGTTCAGGCAACACTATGCATGCTATGCTTGGTATTGTTTGTGATGTTAGTTTGGTAGTGGACGTATGTGTCTGACCTGATTGTGCTCTGTTACCATGAAGTCTTGGATAGAGAATTGACAGTAGATGCAAAGCTCCAACATGGTAATTAGGTCTTACTAAATATGCAATGTCAGTTAAGTTGGTCTTAGAAGGTTTTAGGTTTGTACTGTTGAATTCAGCAGGAAAATTTGGTGACATGTGTAACCGACACCACAGACCGACAGCAACAGATCATGGCTAAAGCACATGTTGCATAAACGCGCCTAATTTCACCATGTCGGTGCAGTAAACATACTGAGATGGTCTAGATG from Triticum dicoccoides isolate Atlit2015 ecotype Zavitan chromosome 6A, WEW_v2.0, whole genome shotgun sequence encodes:
- the LOC119318835 gene encoding AP2-like ethylene-responsive transcription factor CRL5, translating into MAVEHDEAAASVTASRKKRAASRPASNGGEATACPGSSSRPRAVHRMRPGKHTVQIRVRGQQQSAGEAAGAYGAAAIRLHAAAAKANLKHPAAAVTKSRSGLFGVHGTPSGEHGAQIWPCIAAEEAARAGEAAAVGLHRATAAFTDSIQHGDDGDAPLLRVSCEGEAPGNAERNKKKRAAPRSGFRGVYRHPRSGRYSAQIRDPERRAKQFWLGSFATGEEAARAYDVAAVMLYGDKAVTNYEQPPTAAIDGEESPMDLFPELRSNIQAWRKALGARSRHAGVYPFHGEYSAQIWDPVRRADQGLGSFGAAEETAGAYDAAAVRMHGAAAETNFKQPPRSAAAADDGEVSAMDLNDFLEMPALDFFPDSTTPDAQLDDLSTGLPLVELQQVDELLKDMGFTDMVARA